The DNA region TTCTCGCGCTCACCGCGGTGTGGACCCAGCGCGTCGCCCAGGACTGGATTCTCTTTCAGCTCACCGGCAACGTGAGCACGGTCGGCTTTCTCGTCGTTATGCAGTTTGGCCCGGTACTGCTGTTCGGCATGCTCGGCGGAGTGATCGTCGACCGGTATTCAAAACGCACCCTCATCATCATCTCGCAAACCGTGGTGATCATCTCTGGGGCCTCGCTTGCGACCCTCGCCTTCACCGGCGCGCTCGAGGCATGGCACATTTTCGCGCTCGCTGGTCTTGTCGGCCTGTTCTCGGTCATCGACCAGCCGGCCCGTCAGGTGTTTGTTTCTGAGCTCGTCGGCCGCCAGTTGCTCTCGAACGCGGTGAGCACCAACTCGGCAATCTTCCAGACCTCTGCGCTCATCGGCCCCGCCGTCGCGGGGCTCATGCTCGCGAACTGGGGCGGTGGCTGGGCCTTTCTCGTCACCGCGATTGGCGCCTCGCTCTCGCTCTTACTGCTCTTCTTCATCAACACCGCCGTGCTCACGAAGTTTCCGACGGCACCGCGCGAGAAGGGCCAGGCCCGCGAGGCCCTCGCCTACGTTCGCCGCAAGCCCGTCATCTTCTGGACCCTCATTCTGCTCGTCTTTGTCTCGGGTATCGGAATGAACTGGTCGGTACTGCTCGCGCCCATGGCCGAGCACGTGTTCGACTCTGACGCCCGCGGTTACGGCAGCTACAACTCTGCGATCGCCGCCGGAGCGCTCATCGGCGCGATCCTGTCGATGCGCCGAATGGGCGTGAGGCTACGCACGTTCTACGGCTCGGTGCTCGGGTACACCTCCCTCAAGTTCGCCTCGGCGTTCATGCCGTACGAGTGGGCGTTTATGGCGACGATCGCCCTCGCTGGCCTCTGGTCGGTGCTCATGTGGACAGCGGCAAACGCCCTCATCCAGACCTCGTCGAACATGCTTATTCGCGGTCGCGTCATGTCGATTTACCTGCTCATCGCGGTCGGCGGCCAGGCGCTCGGCGGCCCCCTGCTCGGCATGCTCGTCGACCACTTCGGCGCGCGCGCAGGTCTCATGATCTCGGGCGCGGTTCCCCTCACCGCCGCCCTCATGATCGGCTTCATCGTCACTCGGGTGCATCGTGTGCCCATGGGCGACCTCCTGCCGTTTCGATATGGCGGATCGTCGTCTCCCGAAGACTAGCCTTCGGCGTCTCTTCTTCTTCCTCCTCCTTTTTGTCGAGGGGCATGTACACCCAGTCGGGAAACGGCCGGTACACACCGGGTTTCATCGTGTAGTGCCCGTCTTCGTCTCGCTTGTCGAGGCCCCAGGGTGAGCCGAGTGCATCTTCGGTCTCGAGGCGGTCGTACATTCCTGACATGAGGTCACGCACGTCTCCCCAGTACACAGGCGAGAACGCGAGAAGTTCGAGCGCCTTGCCTTCGGCGTTACTGGAGACGGCGATACGGTAACCGTCGGGGGTGACGACCGCGAGCCGGGACCCGCCGTAAATGCGCTCTTCTGTGCCCGCTGGCCAGCCCCGCTCGTTCCACAAAGCTTCGAGGCGGTCGAGTTCGGGGCGCTTCGAGACCTGCACGTCTTTCTTTCTCGCGATCATGAAGTAGTAGCTGTTGTCGTCTGAATCGCCCACGAGGTCGCCACCCCTCGCCTGACCCGGGAGCGGCATCGGCTCAGAGGTGAGCGTGGTGTACCACTCGCCATCATCGAGCAGCATCTGCACCTCGGCCACCAGCGCCTGGAACGCCTCATAGTTTTTGCCCGCCCGCTCGTACTGTTCTTCAAGCGTCATCGCCACCATCGCTTTCTCGGTCACCCCCGCCGCGTCTTGCTGATCGTTCTGCCCGGAGCAGGCGACGAGCATGAGCGCGAGCGCGAGGGCTACCGTTCGAATGAGCCACGTCATAGTGCTCCGTTCATAATGTCGAGCAGAGAAGCAACCGTGCTCGAGCTCGGGTGCAGGTACCCCACTTCTTCGGCAGCTATGGTGCCGTCGAGGGTATCGGCGAGATACTGCGCCGGTTTACCGAGCGAACTCTGCCAGTCGATGGGATTGAGGAGGTTGTGCATCGTCACCTGTGCACCTTTCTTCGTCTTTTCAGAACTGAATACGTGAAAACCGTCTAGCTCTCGCGGATCTTCCCTCGGTACCGCCGCATCGAGCAGACGTTTCGCCTCATCGGTCACAGGCGGGGTGCCGTAGTCATACTGCAGCGCGGTTGAACGCACGCCGATCTGCGCAATGTTGTCGCGCTTGGCATGGGTCGCGTACCGCTCAGCCACGCGTAGGTCGCCGGGTTCGGTGCCGGGCTTCAGCCCCGCCGAGCCGATCGCCACGTAAGCGCTCACCGGAACCGTCACCTTCGTGAGCGCCTCGGCAGCAACGTTCGTGCCGTACGAGTGCCCCATCACGATAAGCCGGTCAACCGGCACCTCACGACTCTCGGTGACCCCCTCGAGAAAGTCGACGAGTCTCACCGCGCCCGCATCGGCCCGCTGTTGCGATATCACCCCGCCAACGCCGGGCGACCGGTACCCGATCCAGGTCACAAACGCCATGTCTTCACCGTTCTGCTTCATCGAGTGAAAGGCGGGCAGCGCCTCGCCAATGCCCCGCACATTCGAGTTCATGCCCGAGACAAACACCCCGACTTTCGGCGCGGTTGCAAGATCACCCACCGCGATTGCTGCGGTCACGGCTCCGTCGTGCCGGCCAAGCCCGACGAGCATCACCGGCTCGCCACGACTCATCTGCTCGGCGTGCAACACTTCGCTCCTGAGGTCATCGAGGTCGGCCCGAAAATCCTTCAGCGAGCGCTCGCCGGGCGCAAAGCCCATGCGCGCATAGGCCCGCTGCAAGCGCTGCGTCTGGCTCTCGCCCGAATGCGCACCCCCGTCATCGGGCGGATCGAAGATATCGTCAAGCACCGCCCGTGCCGCCACGTCGCGCACCTCGAACGGAACGCCGTCGAGCCCCGCAAGCTCATAGGCGTACTGCTCGATGAGCGCATCAGCCGTCTGCGGTGCCCGCGCCATCAGCGCCCGCCACGTCACCGAGACCTGCGCAGGTCGCCCTGCCCCGGTGAACAGTAGCCGGGCAAGCAGCTTCGGGCTCCTTCCAGCCACCGCAAGGCTCACGCTGTGCGTCGGGAGGGTTCCTGCCCCGGCCTGCTCGAACGCCGTGGCGACTCGCTCGATCCACCGCGCATCGTCGTCGCTCTCTGCAAGGAGCCGGCGAAAGCCACTCTCGAATGTTGCGCCCTCGATACGGGCCCACCCGCACTGCTGCACGAACCCGCGCCAGGCCTCGCTCAGCCGATCTGCCTCGTGCTCAAGGTCACGATTCATGGCGCGCGCCCGGCCAGCAAAACCCCGCAGCTGAGATGGCATCGCCGAGGTCGTTCCCCGGCTCTGCCCGCCGGGCACGAAGCCGCGGGGCCTGGGTCTCGCCTGAAACCCCACGCGGATCGGCGCCGCCACCACCGCCCGCGAGTCAGGCCGCGCCTTCCAGAGCCTGCCCGCCCCGGCCCCCGTCGCCACGAGACGGCCGCCCTCGGTGATGCCGACGGCGTTCACGAGGGCGCCGTGCGCGTTAACCCCGGCCTCGTATTTTTGCCACTCGGCGACATCGTGCTGCCTCGTTCGTTCGCGCACTGCCGCCGCCGCGGTGAGCGCGACGCTCTCAGCGAGCTCGTCGAGGGTCGCGGCAAGCCGCGCCCGGTCTTCAGACTCGATGCACACCACCTGTT from Leucobacter sp. UCMA 4100 includes:
- a CDS encoding alpha/beta hydrolase — translated: MTVHFDDLAAQRLELAATSAAEQLRLQSAERHRSARRALESFRGGYARRFEQVVCIESEDRARLAATLDELAESVALTAAAAVRERTRQHDVAEWQKYEAGVNAHGALVNAVGITEGGRLVATGAGAGRLWKARPDSRAVVAAPIRVGFQARPRPRGFVPGGQSRGTTSAMPSQLRGFAGRARAMNRDLEHEADRLSEAWRGFVQQCGWARIEGATFESGFRRLLAESDDDARWIERVATAFEQAGAGTLPTHSVSLAVAGRSPKLLARLLFTGAGRPAQVSVTWRALMARAPQTADALIEQYAYELAGLDGVPFEVRDVAARAVLDDIFDPPDDGGAHSGESQTQRLQRAYARMGFAPGERSLKDFRADLDDLRSEVLHAEQMSRGEPVMLVGLGRHDGAVTAAIAVGDLATAPKVGVFVSGMNSNVRGIGEALPAFHSMKQNGEDMAFVTWIGYRSPGVGGVISQQRADAGAVRLVDFLEGVTESREVPVDRLIVMGHSYGTNVAAEALTKVTVPVSAYVAIGSAGLKPGTEPGDLRVAERYATHAKRDNIAQIGVRSTALQYDYGTPPVTDEAKRLLDAAVPREDPRELDGFHVFSSEKTKKGAQVTMHNLLNPIDWQSSLGKPAQYLADTLDGTIAAEEVGYLHPSSSTVASLLDIMNGAL
- a CDS encoding MFS transporter, with translation MVSALTVRNYRIYAIAQILALTAVWTQRVAQDWILFQLTGNVSTVGFLVVMQFGPVLLFGMLGGVIVDRYSKRTLIIISQTVVIISGASLATLAFTGALEAWHIFALAGLVGLFSVIDQPARQVFVSELVGRQLLSNAVSTNSAIFQTSALIGPAVAGLMLANWGGGWAFLVTAIGASLSLLLLFFINTAVLTKFPTAPREKGQAREALAYVRRKPVIFWTLILLVFVSGIGMNWSVLLAPMAEHVFDSDARGYGSYNSAIAAGALIGAILSMRRMGVRLRTFYGSVLGYTSLKFASAFMPYEWAFMATIALAGLWSVLMWTAANALIQTSSNMLIRGRVMSIYLLIAVGGQALGGPLLGMLVDHFGARAGLMISGAVPLTAALMIGFIVTRVHRVPMGDLLPFRYGGSSSPED